In Marinihelvus fidelis, one genomic interval encodes:
- the greB gene encoding transcription elongation factor GreB produces the protein MGRWRPPAKPSSPYITAEGAQALEQELKQLWRVERPEVVRALSAAAAEGDRSENAEYIYRKKQLGGIDRRIRYLTRRLDVIKVVDRLPDNRDSVRFGAWVTVADETGTESVYRIVGADETRADDGWISIDSPMARGLLGRGVGDTVMIERPDGSVEIEIAAIDYLKPGTDEPT, from the coding sequence ATGGGTCGTTGGCGTCCCCCCGCAAAACCTTCCAGTCCCTACATCACCGCCGAGGGTGCCCAGGCACTGGAGCAGGAATTGAAGCAGCTCTGGCGGGTCGAGCGGCCGGAGGTGGTGCGCGCGCTGTCGGCCGCGGCCGCCGAGGGCGACCGCTCAGAGAACGCGGAATACATCTATCGCAAGAAGCAGCTGGGCGGCATCGACCGCAGGATTCGCTACCTGACCCGGCGGCTGGATGTCATCAAGGTGGTCGACCGGCTGCCGGACAACCGTGACAGTGTCCGTTTTGGGGCCTGGGTCACCGTCGCCGATGAAACGGGCACCGAGTCGGTCTACCGGATCGTCGGCGCGGACGAGACGCGCGCGGACGACGGTTGGATATCAATTGATTCACCCATGGCGCGCGGGCTGCTGGGCCGTGGCGTGGGCGACACGGTGATGATCGAGCGCCCCGATGGCTCGGTGGAGATCGAAATTGCCGCGATCGACTACTTGAAACCCGGAACTGACGAACCCACCTAG
- a CDS encoding Hsp20 family protein → MTTFDLSPLFRTSVGFDRLASMLATASRPEQGNGYPPYNIVAVDENQYQVTMAVAGFSDDDIEITTEQNVLRVAGQRNEEGADEAKYLHRGIATRSFERRFNLADHVRVTGADMENGLLHIYLEREIPEAMKPRKIEISSARRLLDVKQQEEKAA, encoded by the coding sequence ATGACTACGTTTGATCTCTCACCGCTGTTCCGCACGTCCGTTGGTTTCGATCGCCTGGCATCCATGCTGGCAACGGCGTCGCGCCCGGAGCAGGGTAACGGCTATCCGCCGTACAACATCGTCGCCGTCGATGAAAACCAGTACCAGGTCACCATGGCCGTGGCCGGGTTTTCCGACGATGACATCGAAATCACCACCGAACAGAACGTGCTCCGCGTGGCTGGTCAGCGCAATGAAGAAGGCGCGGATGAAGCCAAGTACCTGCACCGCGGCATTGCCACGCGTTCGTTCGAGCGTCGCTTCAACCTGGCTGACCATGTTCGCGTGACCGGCGCCGACATGGAGAATGGCCTGTTGCACATCTACCTGGAACGGGAAATTCCCGAGGCCATGAAGCCACGCAAGATCGAGATCAGTTCTGCCCGCCGGCTGCTTGACGTCAAGCAGCAGGAAGAGAAGGCGGCCTGA
- a CDS encoding lysophospholipid acyltransferase family protein: MTHGQDTAAKGAPGGAPFLLVFIYRVYAWLIFFPVVAIWSFLCGWMAVLAAVVISPSFGSRVVGGTWARVIGWLTPIRVRVEGREHIDPDQTYVVVCNHVSQYDIISVYGWLPLDLRWVMKQELRKLPGIGIACEKVGHIIVDRSNPEAAKRSITDALERIGDGVGILFFPEGTRSLDGRLRPFKSGAFRLAEEQGLPILPVSIVGTREVLPAKTFKLLPGKVRLVVHPPIAPGDRSATELKSLSRDAVASGLEALPRQG; the protein is encoded by the coding sequence TTGACCCACGGCCAGGATACGGCCGCGAAAGGGGCGCCCGGTGGCGCCCCTTTTTTGCTGGTCTTCATTTACCGGGTCTACGCCTGGCTGATCTTTTTCCCCGTCGTTGCCATCTGGTCATTCCTGTGCGGCTGGATGGCGGTGCTCGCCGCGGTGGTCATCAGCCCCTCGTTTGGCAGCCGCGTCGTCGGCGGCACCTGGGCGCGCGTGATTGGCTGGCTGACGCCCATACGTGTCCGCGTTGAAGGGCGTGAACATATCGACCCGGACCAGACCTACGTCGTGGTCTGCAACCATGTCAGCCAGTACGACATCATTTCCGTCTATGGCTGGTTGCCGCTGGACCTGCGCTGGGTGATGAAACAGGAACTGCGCAAACTGCCCGGTATCGGCATTGCCTGTGAGAAAGTCGGCCATATCATTGTCGACCGTAGCAATCCCGAGGCTGCCAAGCGCAGCATCACCGACGCGCTGGAGCGTATCGGCGACGGCGTTGGCATCCTGTTTTTCCCCGAGGGTACGCGCAGCCTGGATGGCCGCCTGCGGCCGTTCAAGTCCGGTGCGTTCCGCCTGGCGGAGGAGCAGGGCCTGCCCATCCTTCCGGTCAGCATCGTCGGCACCCGTGAAGTACTGCCGGCCAAGACGTTCAAGCTGTTGCCCGGCAAGGTCCGGCTGGTCGTCCACCCGCCGATTGCGCCTGGCGATCGGTCTGCGACCGAGCTGAAATCGCTCAGTCGCGACGCCGTCGCCTCGGGTCTCGAAGCGCTTCCCCGGCAGGGCTAA
- a CDS encoding rhomboid family intramembrane serine protease codes for MQLDTPDPEFVTSAKARHNFLLAARIAVITTAVIWFVWIADAYLGLDLGRFGLRPRDLEGLLGLFTAPLLHANFEHLFANTLPLLVSLTAVLYLYPNAAMRVIPMTWIGTGILAWAIGRPSLHIGASGFVYGLLAFVFLSGLFRRDMRSVGVSLAVWFLYGSMVWGLLPIRPDMSWEMHFSGALLGVIMAFLYTDRDRVPIKRYEWEDDDSVPDWFPDEHDSGDNDPRP; via the coding sequence ATGCAACTCGATACGCCGGATCCGGAGTTCGTCACCTCGGCGAAAGCCAGGCACAATTTCCTGCTCGCGGCCCGCATCGCGGTGATCACCACCGCGGTCATCTGGTTCGTGTGGATTGCCGATGCCTACCTGGGGCTGGACCTGGGGCGTTTCGGCCTGCGGCCACGCGACCTTGAGGGTTTGTTGGGCCTCTTTACAGCGCCGTTACTCCACGCCAATTTCGAGCACCTGTTCGCGAATACGCTGCCCCTGTTGGTCAGCCTGACGGCGGTGCTGTACCTGTATCCGAACGCGGCGATGCGCGTGATCCCGATGACCTGGATCGGCACCGGAATACTCGCCTGGGCCATTGGCCGCCCGTCACTGCATATTGGCGCCAGCGGCTTCGTTTACGGCCTGCTGGCTTTCGTGTTCCTCAGCGGACTGTTCCGGCGCGACATGCGCTCGGTGGGCGTGTCGCTGGCGGTCTGGTTCCTGTACGGCTCGATGGTCTGGGGCCTGCTGCCCATTCGACCGGACATGTCCTGGGAGATGCATTTCTCCGGCGCCTTGCTGGGCGTCATCATGGCGTTCCTGTACACCGACCGGGACCGCGTGCCGATCAAGCGCTACGAGTGGGAAGACGATGACAGCGTGCCGGACTGGTTTCCCGACGAGCACGATTCCGGCGACAATGATCCGCGCCCTTGA
- a CDS encoding SRPBCC family protein, whose amino-acid sequence MKKLLFILLLLLAAFIGGAFLLPTRVHVERSIAIERPPETVFALLNGYRHFNRWSPWAEADPDAVYRFSGPATGVGARLDWSGDPALVGEGWQEIVASQPYERIDMRLDFGTQGVADSAFIIHGDRIGSRVTWTFDTDVTEGQGMVGGLLGRYFGLFLDDWIGSDFDKGLAAFQAFAESLPRIDAVDASIERVDVEPFRVLAVNGESSLDADAISAALGQAYGSLTAWMANQGIPLGGQPLAVTLAGPEDRYRFEAAIPVDPAELDLLDPQVLEDAAPIVAKWSPSGPSVRMVHVGPYDTLAESYERLAAWMMIHGLEQGGLSWEQYVSDPGMTPESELVTHLYVQLAPATD is encoded by the coding sequence ATGAAGAAACTGCTGTTCATTCTGCTGCTCCTGCTGGCCGCCTTTATTGGCGGCGCATTCCTTTTACCGACCCGTGTTCATGTTGAGCGCAGCATCGCGATTGAGCGCCCCCCGGAAACGGTATTTGCGCTGCTCAACGGTTACCGTCACTTCAATCGCTGGTCGCCGTGGGCGGAAGCGGATCCTGACGCGGTCTATCGTTTCAGTGGCCCCGCGACCGGAGTCGGGGCGCGGCTGGACTGGAGCGGCGACCCGGCGCTGGTTGGCGAAGGCTGGCAGGAGATTGTCGCCAGCCAACCGTATGAGCGCATCGACATGCGGCTTGATTTCGGTACCCAGGGCGTGGCCGACAGCGCCTTCATCATTCATGGTGACCGCATCGGCAGTCGCGTGACCTGGACGTTCGACACCGACGTGACCGAAGGGCAGGGCATGGTCGGAGGCCTGCTTGGCCGCTACTTCGGACTTTTCCTGGATGACTGGATTGGTTCCGACTTCGACAAGGGCCTGGCGGCCTTCCAGGCTTTCGCCGAATCGCTACCGCGTATTGATGCCGTCGATGCCAGCATCGAACGCGTGGACGTCGAGCCGTTCCGGGTGCTCGCTGTGAACGGCGAAAGCAGCCTGGATGCCGACGCCATTTCCGCGGCGCTGGGACAGGCTTACGGCAGCCTTACCGCCTGGATGGCCAACCAGGGTATTCCGCTGGGTGGGCAGCCGCTGGCCGTGACCCTGGCCGGCCCTGAAGACCGGTATCGTTTCGAGGCGGCGATCCCGGTGGACCCCGCCGAACTCGACCTGCTTGACCCGCAAGTGCTGGAAGACGCCGCGCCGATCGTGGCCAAGTGGTCGCCGTCGGGACCATCGGTGCGCATGGTTCATGTCGGGCCGTACGATACCCTGGCGGAGAGCTACGAACGCCTGGCCGCGTGGATGATGATCCACGGGCTGGAGCAGGGTGGCCTGAGTTGGGAGCAGTACGTTTCAGACCCCGGCATGACCCCGGAGAGTGAACTCGTCACCCACCTTTACGTGCAGTTGGCGCCGGCGACGGACTGA
- the aat gene encoding leucyl/phenylalanyl-tRNA--protein transferase has product MIPRLGSRPDAPFPPVDRALSEPDGLLAWGGDLSPRRLETAYRSGIFPWYSDDQPILWWSPGTRCVFDTARPYVSSRLARTLRSGRFRVTADTAFDAVVEACAHSRGETWITTEMRAAYGRMHELGHAHSLEAWVNDELVGGIYGLSFGRLFFGESMFSAVSDASKVALVSLCRVLHDWDFPWLDAQVPSGHLLRMGAVNMPRAEFLERQASLLEATSRTGRWTADVADTLARQARLAGNQSVAGANCT; this is encoded by the coding sequence ATGATCCCCAGGCTGGGATCTCGCCCCGACGCCCCCTTCCCTCCCGTCGACCGCGCGCTGTCCGAACCGGACGGCCTGCTCGCCTGGGGTGGCGACCTGTCACCCCGGCGCCTGGAAACGGCCTATCGCTCGGGCATTTTTCCCTGGTACTCCGATGACCAGCCCATTCTCTGGTGGAGTCCTGGCACCCGTTGCGTGTTTGACACCGCCCGCCCTTACGTTTCGAGCCGGCTGGCGAGAACCCTGCGCTCAGGCCGCTTTCGCGTCACCGCGGACACGGCCTTCGACGCCGTTGTCGAAGCCTGTGCCCATTCGCGCGGAGAAACCTGGATCACCACCGAGATGCGCGCCGCCTATGGCCGCATGCATGAACTTGGCCATGCCCATAGCCTGGAGGCGTGGGTGAATGATGAGCTGGTCGGCGGGATTTACGGCCTGTCCTTCGGCCGGCTGTTCTTTGGTGAGTCCATGTTCAGCGCGGTCAGCGACGCCAGCAAGGTCGCGCTGGTTTCGTTATGCCGTGTGCTGCATGACTGGGATTTTCCGTGGCTCGATGCCCAGGTGCCCAGCGGGCACCTGCTGCGCATGGGTGCGGTGAACATGCCTCGCGCCGAGTTCCTGGAGCGCCAGGCCAGCCTGCTGGAAGCGACAAGCCGGACCGGCCGATGGACCGCCGACGTGGCGGACACACTGGCGCGACAGGCCAGGCTAGCCGGGAATCAGTCCGTCGCCGGCGCCAACTGCACGTAA
- the trxB gene encoding thioredoxin-disulfide reductase: MSETRHRRLLILGSGPAGYTAAIYAARANLDPAIVTGIQPGGQLTITTDVDNWPGDVEGLQGPDLMDRMLRHAERFDTEMIYDHIHTADLGQRPFRLEGDSGVYTCDALIIATGASARYLGLPSEEAFMGKGVSACATCDGFFYRGKKVAVVGGGNTAVEEALYLSNLAEEVTVVHRRDSLRAEKILQDKLFDREKNGNVNIVWDHVVDEVLGDDGGVTGLRIKHASTGEPQDLDVAGVFIAIGHTPNTGIFDDQLDMRDGYIQIRSGLEGLATMTSIDGVFAAGDVADHVYRQAVTSAGFGCMAALDAEKWLDE, from the coding sequence ATGAGCGAAACCCGACACCGCCGCCTGCTGATCCTTGGATCGGGCCCTGCCGGCTATACCGCGGCCATCTACGCGGCACGCGCGAACCTGGACCCGGCCATCGTTACGGGCATCCAACCCGGCGGCCAGCTGACTATCACCACCGATGTCGACAACTGGCCCGGTGATGTCGAGGGATTGCAGGGTCCTGACCTGATGGACCGCATGCTGCGGCATGCCGAGCGCTTCGATACCGAGATGATCTACGACCACATTCACACGGCCGACCTGGGGCAGCGCCCGTTCCGGTTGGAAGGTGATTCGGGCGTCTACACCTGTGACGCGCTGATCATCGCCACCGGCGCCAGCGCCCGGTACCTTGGTCTGCCGTCCGAAGAGGCCTTCATGGGCAAGGGCGTGTCGGCCTGCGCGACCTGTGACGGGTTCTTCTATCGCGGCAAGAAAGTGGCCGTGGTGGGCGGTGGCAATACCGCCGTGGAAGAAGCGCTGTACCTGTCCAACCTGGCCGAGGAGGTCACGGTGGTGCATCGCCGCGACAGCCTGCGCGCCGAGAAGATCCTGCAGGACAAGCTTTTCGACCGTGAAAAGAACGGCAACGTCAATATCGTCTGGGACCACGTTGTCGACGAAGTCCTGGGTGACGACGGTGGCGTGACCGGCCTTCGTATCAAGCACGCCAGCACCGGCGAGCCGCAGGACCTGGACGTCGCCGGCGTGTTCATCGCCATCGGCCACACGCCCAATACCGGCATCTTCGATGACCAGCTGGACATGCGCGACGGCTACATCCAGATTCGCAGCGGCCTGGAAGGCCTGGCCACCATGACCAGCATCGACGGCGTGTTCGCGGCCGGCGACGTGGCCGACCACGTCTACCGCCAGGCCGTGACTTCGGCCGGTTTCGGCTGCATGGCCGCGCTCGACGCGGAAAAGTGGCTGGACGAGTAA
- a CDS encoding DNA translocase FtsK, with amino-acid sequence MPKSKQTALPGQITRRLRETAFLLSVLLAFYLFACLVSYDPMDPGPFATTASDQVSNIGRVLGAWLANFFLFLTGYIGYLLPVAVVYAGWRIYADNDDVAENLLMEWVIRIAGFVLFLLASTGLAYLHAQPPVGRMPAGGGGVFGQQVAAPMLDMAGMLGATLFLLSMMLLGVTLFTGISWFRVMDGIGKYTLAAASWLVAFVVGLRDWFAGRRARARREEVRKADTVRRATKVAPRIEPPSAPVEPKKSKRVAREQQRVLFENLPDGSLPPLDLLDDPPEQVAGYSKEALEALSRQVEIKLADFGVQVDVVEVHPGPVITRFELQPAAGVKSAQISNLAKDLARGLSVISVRVVEVIPGKPTIGLEIPNTNKQIVYLSEILRSEVYEKSRSPLTMALGKSIAGRPQVADLAKMPHLLVAGTTGSGKSVALNAMILSLVYKATPDEVRLVMVDPKMLELSIYEGIPHLLAPVVTDMKEAANALRWCVAEMERRYRLMAAMGVRNLAGFNKKVKEAESAGEPIPDPLFNGEEGEEAPDLKPLPYIVVIIDELADMMMIVGKKVDELIARLAQKARASGIHLILATQRPSVDVITGLIKANVPSRIAFQVSSRVDSRTILDQMGAEQLLGHGDMLYLPPGTAIPDRVHGAFVDDHEVHAIVEYLQKFGEPDYVEEILSDTQMTADGMTINAAGLPEDNTAAGGEQDALYDQAVAWVTESRRASISSVQRQLRIGYNRAARLIEDMEAAGIVSPPEHNGQREVLAPPPPKP; translated from the coding sequence TTGCCCAAGTCGAAGCAAACAGCCCTCCCGGGCCAGATTACCCGCCGCCTCCGAGAAACGGCTTTCCTGCTGTCGGTGCTGCTCGCGTTCTACCTGTTCGCCTGCCTGGTCAGCTATGACCCGATGGACCCGGGCCCGTTCGCGACCACGGCATCCGACCAGGTCAGCAATATCGGCCGTGTCCTGGGCGCCTGGCTGGCCAATTTCTTCCTGTTCCTGACCGGCTATATCGGCTACCTGCTGCCGGTGGCCGTGGTCTATGCCGGCTGGCGCATCTATGCCGACAATGATGACGTGGCCGAGAACCTGCTGATGGAGTGGGTCATCCGCATCGCCGGGTTCGTCCTGTTCCTGCTGGCCTCGACCGGGCTGGCTTACCTGCATGCGCAACCGCCCGTGGGTCGAATGCCCGCCGGTGGGGGCGGCGTGTTCGGGCAACAGGTGGCGGCACCGATGCTGGACATGGCCGGCATGCTGGGTGCGACACTGTTCCTGCTGTCGATGATGTTGCTGGGCGTGACACTGTTTACCGGTATCTCGTGGTTCCGGGTCATGGATGGCATTGGCAAGTACACCCTGGCCGCTGCCAGTTGGCTGGTCGCCTTCGTGGTGGGCCTGCGCGACTGGTTCGCGGGGCGAAGGGCCCGTGCCCGGCGCGAAGAGGTGCGCAAGGCCGATACCGTGCGGCGCGCGACCAAGGTCGCGCCCAGGATCGAACCGCCCAGCGCACCGGTTGAGCCGAAGAAGAGCAAGCGGGTCGCGCGTGAGCAGCAACGCGTGCTGTTCGAAAACCTGCCGGACGGCTCACTGCCGCCGCTGGACCTGCTGGACGATCCACCGGAACAGGTGGCGGGCTACAGCAAGGAGGCCCTGGAGGCCCTGTCACGCCAGGTCGAGATCAAGCTGGCCGATTTCGGCGTGCAGGTTGACGTGGTCGAGGTCCACCCGGGCCCCGTCATTACCCGCTTCGAACTGCAACCGGCCGCCGGGGTGAAATCGGCACAGATTTCCAACCTGGCCAAGGACCTGGCCCGTGGCCTGAGCGTGATCTCGGTGCGCGTGGTGGAGGTCATTCCCGGCAAGCCGACCATCGGCCTGGAAATTCCCAACACCAACAAGCAGATCGTCTACTTGTCGGAGATTCTCCGCTCCGAGGTTTACGAGAAGTCCCGTTCGCCGTTGACCATGGCGCTGGGCAAGTCCATTGCCGGCCGCCCGCAGGTGGCCGACCTGGCCAAGATGCCTCACCTGCTGGTTGCCGGCACCACCGGCTCCGGCAAGTCCGTGGCCCTGAACGCCATGATCCTGAGCCTGGTCTACAAGGCCACGCCGGACGAGGTCAGGCTGGTCATGGTCGACCCGAAGATGCTGGAGCTGTCGATTTACGAAGGCATTCCGCATCTGCTGGCGCCGGTCGTGACCGATATGAAAGAGGCCGCCAACGCGCTGCGCTGGTGTGTGGCCGAGATGGAGCGCCGCTACCGCCTGATGGCGGCCATGGGCGTGCGCAACCTGGCCGGTTTCAACAAGAAGGTCAAGGAAGCGGAAAGCGCCGGCGAGCCGATTCCGGACCCGCTGTTCAACGGCGAGGAAGGCGAGGAAGCGCCGGACCTGAAACCCCTGCCGTATATCGTTGTCATTATTGATGAGCTGGCCGACATGATGATGATTGTCGGCAAGAAGGTCGACGAGCTGATCGCGCGCCTGGCGCAGAAGGCCAGGGCGTCGGGCATTCACCTGATCCTGGCGACGCAGCGGCCGTCGGTGGACGTGATTACCGGCCTGATCAAGGCCAACGTGCCCAGCCGAATCGCGTTCCAGGTGTCGTCGCGCGTCGATTCGCGGACCATCCTCGACCAGATGGGCGCGGAGCAGCTGCTGGGCCATGGTGACATGCTGTACCTGCCGCCGGGCACCGCGATACCCGACCGTGTTCACGGCGCGTTCGTCGACGACCACGAGGTGCACGCCATTGTCGAGTACCTGCAGAAATTCGGCGAACCGGATTACGTTGAGGAGATCCTCAGCGACACGCAGATGACGGCGGACGGCATGACCATCAATGCGGCTGGCCTGCCGGAAGACAATACCGCGGCCGGTGGCGAGCAGGACGCGTTGTACGACCAGGCCGTGGCCTGGGTGACGGAATCGCGCCGGGCGTCGATTTCCAGCGTTCAGCGCCAGTTGCGCATCGGCTACAACCGCGCCGCGCGCCTGATTGAAGACATGGAAGCCGCGGGTATCGTCAGCCCGCCGGAACACAACGGCCAGCGCGAAGTGCTCGCGCCGCCACCCCCCAAACCCTGA